In Carassius carassius chromosome 7, fCarCar2.1, whole genome shotgun sequence, one genomic interval encodes:
- the LOC132143080 gene encoding transcription elongation factor A N-terminal and central domain-containing protein has translation MNTKEIIYYATQIEKLQNDGGYDDIITLLTDLKNACVTFEQLQTTDIVKVLYKLLKFCPVVSARTMAKGLLSKWKTLFKLSSLLKSNNKNMCEDKELDALDADVSHLNEKGNKNQVFTCNTEQHDITKDVNQDNCDACLNKLSPEKPCPAKDAAESVQLHCEEESFTLGAASHSRSDTEKDYQTSVPPNTNQASASSDSMALRSKCVHLILQALSLNQQIHSDVMDKHKVLAEDIETHVHALHGRNQIKYKSCIRSKVANLKNPKNPHLRQGLISGHLTPDAFARMSVEEMAGEELRQLREGYTSVGISEHQLPEAVEGTPTNKVRCRRCKNLDCRVTQISRGMLFLPSWVRSGGADDDSMTFMTCANCGEQWYHSGWVCL, from the coding sequence ATGAATACTAAAGAGATAATTTATTATGCTACACAAATAGAGAAGCTGCAAAATGATGGCGGCTATGACGATATTATAACACTATTGACAGACCTGAAAAACGCATGTGTCACATTTGAGCAGTTGCAGACTACCGACATTGTTAAGGTCCTTTATAAACTGCTTAAGTTCTGTCCAGTTGTAAGTGCTAGAACAATGGCAAAGGGCTTGCTTTCAAAATGGAAGACGTTGTTCAAGTTGTCATCTTTGCTGAAAAGTAATAACAAAAACATGTGCGAGGATAAGGAACTAGACGCACTTGATGCTGATGTGTCCCACTTAAATGAAAAGGGGAATAAGAATCAAGTATTTACATGCAATACAGAACAACATGATATAACAAAGGATGTAAACCAGGACAACTGCGATGCATGCTTAAATAAGCTGTCTCCTGAAAAGCCTTGTCCAGCAAAAGATGCTGCAGAATCTGTTCAGCTACATTGTGAGGAAGAGAGCTTCACTCTTGGTGCAGCATCACATAGTCGATCTGATACAGAGAAAGATTATCAAACTTCAGTTCCTCCTAACACCAATCAGGCCAGTGCTTCTTCTGACTCCATGGCATTGAGATCCAAATGTGTCCATCTGATTCTCCAGGCTCTTAGTTTAAATCAGCAAATACACTCAGATGTTATGGACAAACACAAAGTCCTTGCTGAGGACATTGAAACACACGTTCATGCTCTTCACGGACGAAACCAGATTAAGTACAAGTCCTGCATCAGGAGCAAGGTGGCCAACCTAAAAAACCCAAAGAACCCTCACCTGCGCCAGGGCCTTATATCAGGACACCTGACTCCAGATGCATTCGCCCGGATGTCAGTGGAGGAAATGGCAGGGGAGGAACTACGACAGCTCAGGGAAGGTTACACATCTGTGGGCATCAGTGAGCATCAGTTACCAGAGGCAGTGGAAGGGACACCCACCAATAAAGTTCGCTGCAGGCGCTGTAAGAATTTGGACTGCAGGGTGACACAGATCTCACGAGGGATGCTCTTCTTGCCATCCTGGGTACGGAGTGGCGGTGCAGATGATGATTCAATGACTTTCATGACTTGTGCTAATTGTGGAGAGCAGTGGTACCACAGCGGCTGGGTTTGCCTTTGA
- the LOC132143677 gene encoding ras-related protein Rab-9A-like yields the protein MTTKSSLLKVILLGDGGVGKSSLMNRYVSNKFDSHLFHTIGVEFLNKELEVDGHMVTLQIWDTAGQERFRSLRTPFYRGSDCCLLTFSVDDNQSFLNLNNWKKEFAYYADVRDLEKFSFVVLGNKVDVMERQVSMEEALRWCQKNGGYPYFETSAKDATNVSAAFEEAVRHVLSSEDRTEHLLPTDTVDLHRKPRTNGSCC from the coding sequence ATGACCACCAagtcatctttgttaaaggtgATTCTGCTGGGGGATGGTGGAGTGGGAAAGTCCTCCCTCATGAACCGGTATGTCTCCAACAAGTTTGATTCACATCTGTTCCACACAATCGGTGTAGAGTTCTTAAACAAAGAGCTGGAGGTGGATGGTCACATGGTCACTCTACAGATCTGGGACACAGCAGGCCAGGAGAGGTTCAGAAGTCTCCGAACACCCTTTTACCGTGGCTCCGACTGCTGTCTGCTTACGTTTAGTGTGGATGATAATCAAAGTTTCTTAAACCTCAACAACTGGAAGAAAGAGTTTGCATACTATGCAGATGTCAGGGACCTAGAGAAATTTTCATTTGTTGTTCTAGGGAACAAAGTAGATGTGATGGAGCGTCAGGTGTCAATGGAAGAAGCTCTAAGGTGGTGTCAAAAGAATGGTGGATATCCATACTTTGAAACAAGCGCAAAGGATGCCACTAATGTCTCAGCTGCATTTGAGGAAGCAGTTAGACATGTGCTGTCATCTGAAGATCGCACCGAACACCTTCTGCCCACAGACACTGTTGACCTGCACAGAAAGCCACGGACGAACGGCTCATGCTGTTGA